From bacterium:
CGCATATGGGATATACGATATAAAGCCGCAGCGGCAGGTCGAGGACTCCATAACCACGTATTATGTCGATGGCCGCACGGTCTATACGACTAGCGACAACGCCACAGCGTATGGATGGGATACGACCAGATTCGCAAACGGCTTTCACGAGATTGTGATCGAGTCCGCATCCGATACGGGCCAGCCGGTGACTCAGAGGCGCTTTGTATTGATAATGAACAAATAGCTCTCAGTCATACTTACCGTAACTCTTGCATACTTCCACCAGCTTGAATATGTTTTCATCCGGCGTATCCCTGCCGCACTGATCACCGGTCGAAAGGATATAGCCGCCGTCCTCTGCCGCGTCATCGATACACTTTTTTGCAGCCCTTTCGACATCATCCACACTGCCGTTGAGCATCACATCAGTCGTATGGATATTGCCCATGAGCGCAAACCTGTGACCGAAGTCGCGCTTGATATCGGCAAGATCACAGTCACCCATCGGAGGTATCTCGAGAGGGTTCACGCAGTTCAAATCCGACTCCTCGGCAAGTATCTCTATCAATATCCTCTCCTTGCCGCAGCTGTGGATCATAGTCGGGATTCCGGCCTGCTTTGCCATTGCAGTCATCTTCTTGATCGTCGGCACACACAGTTCCTTGAAGATAGCCGGGGACTGCATGGTGATGGATCCGCTGCCTGCCAGCAATACGAAGTCGGGTTTTGCATCCAGAGCCAGTTCCATCATACGCAGAGACCGCTTCTCTTCCATAACCCGCCATTCTTCTATGAGGTCGGAGTGGTCCATGTATGCATATGTAAGCCCCTCCAGTCCGCTCTGGACCAGAGTGAACCATATCTGAAACCCCGGATAAGAGATGGGCACACCGAGAGCACCCAGGTCGCCAAGTTCGGTTCTCATCTCTTCCAGCCGGGTTGTGTCCGAGTCCAGAATGTCCGGGTAGAGGTATCTGAGTTTGTCGAAGTCCTGCTTTATGTCCTTGATCGGCTTCTCGGTGGGAGAAGCGGAATCGGCGACAAAAAATGTGGTCTCGGAAGTCAATACTCCCGCAGGGGTCTCGCACTTATATGCCACCACTATCCGCTCGGAGTCCCGGCTGACCACTTTCTGCTCGTATTTATTCTTATCATCGCATCTGAGACTGAGGTCACCATATGTGAACCAGCCGTCAATCCCGAAATATTTGACTGCCTCGATATAGGCTTTCCAGAGCGGAGGGTTCCACTCCATCTCAGTCTCCCAAAATGGCTTGCCGAGCAGGCGCATGGGGATCATGGTCGATATGTCCGGCGCGCAGGGTACGCGATCCGGTTTGCCATTTTGCATTGCAATGAGCATTCGTTCTTTGGGTGTCATATTATCCTCTGAGTGGTTGGTTTCAGTAGGATAGTTAGACGACAGTCGGGACATACCTTCGTTTATTCAAAAGATTTCTGGACTCTCAGCTTTCCACTTGCATCACATTCCCAACCTGAGCTTGGTCTGGATGAGCCTGAACACCGAGTCGCGCCCCACAGTGCCCTTTAGGTGATCGCCTTCAACCACCATCAACCGGCAGACATTTTCAGAGCTGAGCCTTGTCAGCGCAACCCATGCATCATCCTCTGAGGTCACTTCGTACTCACCGTCTATGCGGTGCATGATCTCGCCGACCTTGGTCATATCCCAAAGGTTCGACGGTACAGTCCGCACCTCTTCTGCGCCTACCACCCCGACCACATTCTCACCCGCCATAACCGGATAACACGAATATTCATGGCGCAAAAGCTGCTCGTCCACAAACTGTCTCACGCTCAGGTCGGCGGGTATCTCCGGGACATCCGTAGTCATCACCTGATCGACTCGCACCCCGGATAAAGCCCGCCTGATAAGAAGCTGCTCATAGCTCTGCCGAGCCGCACCGGTGAGAAACCAGCCGATAAAGATCAGCCATAGCCCACCTATCAGGTTTCCTCCGAGGATCATAAAGAAACCAAAGGCCATCATCGCATATCCGAAGCCCTGCCCCGAATATGACGCCCACTGTGTCGCTTTGGCAAGGTCGTCTGTGGCGCCCCATATGATCGAGCGCAGCACCCTTCCGCCATCAAGAGGAAATCCAGGCACCAGATTGAACGCACCCAAGAGGAGATTTATAAATGCCAAATAGCCCAACACCGCAACTATCGGCACAGGCCAGTCAGACCCTTCACCTATCCCGCCAAGCAGATAAAAGAATGCGGCCAACGCAAAGCTCGTTATAGGACCTATTATCGCCATCCAGAACTCTTCCCTGGCGGATTTCGGCTCATCGCTCATCTGGGATACACCGCCGAACAGGAAGAGTGTTATCCCTCTTACCGGCGTGCCGTATTTTCTGG
This genomic window contains:
- a CDS encoding site-2 protease family protein, with protein sequence MGGVKLGRLFGFEISIDWSWLLIFFLVVYTLASGYFPHFYPELDVATSWGMGVLAALLLFASVLVHELSHSIVSRKYGTPVRGITLFLFGGVSQMSDEPKSAREEFWMAIIGPITSFALAAFFYLLGGIGEGSDWPVPIVAVLGYLAFINLLLGAFNLVPGFPLDGGRVLRSIIWGATDDLAKATQWASYSGQGFGYAMMAFGFFMILGGNLIGGLWLIFIGWFLTGAARQSYEQLLIRRALSGVRVDQVMTTDVPEIPADLSVRQFVDEQLLRHEYSCYPVMAGENVVGVVGAEEVRTVPSNLWDMTKVGEIMHRIDGEYEVTSEDDAWVALTRLSSENVCRLMVVEGDHLKGTVGRDSVFRLIQTKLRLGM